A region from the Gymnogyps californianus isolate 813 chromosome 14, ASM1813914v2, whole genome shotgun sequence genome encodes:
- the PCBD2 gene encoding pterin-4-alpha-carbinolamine dehydratase 2 isoform X1: MSSQSHWLTTEERNQVLLDLKASGWSELGERDAIYKEFNFKNFNQLRRAEAVPIIVVQERAQCADPEGMFRAGVREQAFGFMTRVALQAEKMNHHPEWFNVYSKVQITLISHDCGGLTKRDVKLAQFIDKAAASV; this comes from the exons ATG tCTTCGCAGTCTCACTGGTTGACGACAGAGGAGAGGAACCAAGTTTTACTCGATCTCAAAGCTTCAGGCTGGTCTGAGTTAGGCGAAAGAGATGCCATCTACAAAGAGTTcaatttcaaaaattttaaccag TTGCGGAGGGCAGAAGCCGTTCCTATTATCGTAGTCCAGGAAAGGGCTCAATGTGCAGATCCCGAGGGGATGTTCAGAGCTGGTGTTAGAGAGCAA GCTTTTGGATTTATGACGCGCGTTGCTCTACAAGCAGAGAAGATGAATCACCACCCGGAATGGTTTAATGTCTACAGCAAG GTTCAGATAACTCTGATTTCCCACGACTGCGGTGGACTGACCAAGAGAGACGTGAAGCTGGCTCAGTTTATTGACAAAGCTGCTGCCTCAGTGTAA
- the PCBD2 gene encoding pterin-4-alpha-carbinolamine dehydratase 2 isoform X2 yields MSSQSHWLTTEERNQVLLDLKASGWSELGERDAIYKEFNFKNFNQAFGFMTRVALQAEKMNHHPEWFNVYSKVQITLISHDCGGLTKRDVKLAQFIDKAAASV; encoded by the exons ATG tCTTCGCAGTCTCACTGGTTGACGACAGAGGAGAGGAACCAAGTTTTACTCGATCTCAAAGCTTCAGGCTGGTCTGAGTTAGGCGAAAGAGATGCCATCTACAAAGAGTTcaatttcaaaaattttaaccag GCTTTTGGATTTATGACGCGCGTTGCTCTACAAGCAGAGAAGATGAATCACCACCCGGAATGGTTTAATGTCTACAGCAAG GTTCAGATAACTCTGATTTCCCACGACTGCGGTGGACTGACCAAGAGAGACGTGAAGCTGGCTCAGTTTATTGACAAAGCTGCTGCCTCAGTGTAA